In Hemibagrus wyckioides isolate EC202008001 linkage group LG16, SWU_Hwy_1.0, whole genome shotgun sequence, the sequence CTCGAGTAGTAATGGAAAAACAACATCAATGCCAAATTATATTAGAACAGTGATGATGAgaactaactctctctctctctctccctctctctctcacctcactcTAAAAATTCACTCACTTATCTCCGACTCTTTACTCCACtcaactatctatctatctatctatctatctatctatctatctatctatctatctatctatctatctatctatctatctatctagcccagtcatttctctctctctctctctctctctcacctaaGGTAAaaaaatcactcactcatctctgACTCTTCACTCCACTCATCTCTCTTCATGCTATCATCATCgctgaggaaaataatcactgattcattcactcacttgtATTCTTTTGATTATATTTCTTGtcattccttttcatttttttaaaagcaggtCATTTGAACGTTTCAGTCACTGAATTCCAAGGTAGCTTTCTAAAAACTAGGACAAAGTCCTGATTTTGGACGTCAGTCTCTTTAAACACCATGACCTTTTTTTGCAGGGACACATCAAGGCAAGGTTAGAAAATATTTCCATGTCCTTTCAGTAAAATATATCTATGTTTCATTATAGTAAAGATATCAGAGTATATTATTGGCAGACAAACTTAATTTAGGTCAGTCCCTTATTTTCTTGTCCCTTTTGGCTGTTTTCCCAAATGCAGCTCTGGCAAGTTCCTCCAGGTTTTTCAGGACTGCATCACATTTATTTTGATGATTAATTGCACTTTTACTCCACTAAagatttagttgttttttttacagcctctgGTCTTAGACaaagagatatttatttatttatgtatttatttattcatttattctcttTTGACAGCATAGTATCTTACTCGTAACATCACCTGACCTTCTATTACATTATTCATAATTCATGAAGGATGTAGATCAAGAGGTTTGCTCTCAGGAATTAATGCTGTGGTATTACCTGCTGATGTATGCCATTAACTATGATCTCATTGACCTTCCACTCGATTTTGAACTCTTAAAAGGTGTTTAACGCAGAGACGATGTCTGTTTGAAAACATAAACATCTTGACGACTTTACAAGCTCGCGAATTCTGCATCGTCGTGTTGTCCATCCTGTCAGGTACGGAGTGTTCCAGCACTGTAAGTGGTGCTATAGtcgagggttaaggaccttgttCAAGGCACTCAACATgggcagcttggcagtactgggaCTTAAACTCACAACTTTCAAATCAGTAGGCCAACATCTTGACTTTCACCTGAACAACCACTTGGGTTAAGTAGCCagtattttgtcacatatacattactgcacagtgaaattctttcttctcatatcccatccttgaacGCAGGGTCACCCCTGGAGCTTGGGGGTTTTGCTCATGGGCCAAAAGGCAGCAGCTTGACAGTGCttaggcttgaaccctgatctttcaATCAACAACCTTAACCACTGGATCTACCACTGACCCTGATCTACCCTAAACAAGGGGATGTGTACCGTTACGTTACTTGTAAATGAAATTCAATGGACCCTGTTAGTAGAGATTTATGTTACGTATATAATCCATCTATTCAAACTTTAGACTCCTTATTTAAATATGTTCAATAATATTCCGGATATTTATTGCAGCTAACGAGATATTcattcctgaactttccaccAATGGAACAGTGGTCCAAGAAGACTATTATTTATGCAGCTAATTATCTTTGACATATCGAAGTTTGGATGAAAATTATTCCTTTAAAGGGAGAAGTTAAAGGCTATAATAagcaaataacaaaataaagctTTTGATAATGGAGGGTTGAGAAAGTCTTGACCACACTGTGTCTCTGGACCACACTGTGAGAGCCGAATGCAAGAAGAAACCTTTAAAAGATTCCAGGCTAGAGTTAGGTTTTATAAactgtttatgttaataaactTGAGCCATACCCTTTAATCTTGTGGAAGGATCTGGTATTGTCTGAAggttcatgttttcttttttcattactCTAAATAACCTTTTGCAGCTCAGTTGCAGAATTAGCAATTTAAAAATGTTCTGATGTAGACTAAAatgattgttttcttttctttttcacaggTCTGTCGAATTGTGCCAAGAGATTAGCATGCCTCCTCTCACTCCTTGCCtcctttctccttcttctctgcTCCGGGGAGAAAACATGCCCCTACAGCTGCCGGTGTGAGGGTAAAATTGTCCATTGTGACTCAGCATCTTTCATCGATGTCCCAGAGAACATTTCAGTAACTTGCCAGGGTTTGTCTCTGCGAAACAATGACTTGCACACAATGCTCCCTTACCAGTTTGCCCACTTGAACCAGCTCCTCTGGCTCTACCTGGACCACAATCAGATCTCATTTGTAGACAGCCGTGCTTTCCAGGGCATACGACGGCTAAAGGAGTTGGTCTTGAGCACCAACAAGATCTCACAGCTACACAATGCTACCTTCCACGGCGTGCCAAATCTCCGCAGCCTGGACTTGTCCTATAACAAGCTCCAGGAATTGCAGCCAGGTCAGTTCCATGGTCTTCGGAAGCTACAAAATCTGCATCTACGCTCCAATGGGCTCACAACAATTCCTGTTCGGGCTTTTATAGAGTGTAGAAGCTTGGAGTTTCTTGATCTGGGTTACAACCGACTACGTGTCCTCACACGTACCACGTTCTTGGGTTTGTCTCGGCTGATGGAACTGCACCTGGAGCACAACCAGTTCTCTCGGATcaacttctttctttttccacgCCTCGCAAACCTCCGTGGGCTGTATCTCCAGTGGAATCGTATCCGAGCAGTGAATCAAGGCCTGCCCTGGATGTGGTATACCCTACAGAAGCTGGACTTGTCTGGCAATGAGATCCAGAGTCTGGACCCTGTGGTTTTCCAATGCTTGCCAAATCTTCAGGTTCTAAACTTGGAGTCTAACAAGCTTGCTAATGTGTCCCATGAAACGGTGGCAGCCTGGATTTCCCTCTCAACAATCAGCCTCGCTGGAAACGTCTGGGATTGTGGGCCAGGCATTTGTCCTCTCGTCGCTTGGTTAAAGAATTTCCGTGGAACTAAAGACACAAGTATCATTTGCAGCAGCCCTAAACATCTTCAAGGGGAAAAGGTTATGGAGGCAACAAAAAATTATATAGATTGTGAAGATTTTGAACTCATCCCCCAAACGCCGTTTCCTCCCCACACTTGGGAGTCAAGTATGGAAACTACCGCTGAGCCAGTGTTGGCTTTGACAACTCCTGAACTACCCCTGCTCCCCGCCACCTCTGAGGCACCCATCCCACCGTTGTTGGCTCAACCTCTTCCTTATCCTACTATCCCTGAAACTAACCACAGAGACACCCCTCCAGATACACCACCACCCTCCAACAGCCTGCTCGTGACGCCATCTCCAGAACAAGAGGACTTATCCTTCCATAAGATTGTGGTCGGTGGTGTGGCACTTTTCTTTACAACATCCCTCATCTTGATGGTGATATACGTCTCCTGTAGACGGTATCCTGGAGCCACAAGGCTGTTGCAGCAGCGCTCTGTGGTCGGACGGAAGCGGCGGAAAAAGAGTCCTGAGCCAGAACAGAACCTGAGCTCCCAACTACAGGAATATTACATGAGCTACAACCCTGCTGCTACGCCGGAAGCCATGGATGTACTGGCCAATGGGACTGGTACTTGCACATGTACCATATCCGGCTCCAGGGAATGTGAGGTATGACAATGTCAAGGGCAGCctaaaatcaaaacaaatcaaaGCAAATGAAACGACTCTGGATGACAGAGGTAAACTTCTTCATTGTGTATGCCGTCCGTATTCACTCGAGTGAGCATCAGGATAAGCACCCTTGACTCCTTTTAGACGTATTTATAGCTTATTCCCTTTTTTAGCCTTTAAACCTGGCTTTACACTGTACGATTTCCAGCCTGATTTTACTTTCGCAGACAAAAACAGCTCATTGATAAAGAAATTGTTTGGTCTTGAGTTGAGATTTGTGGGCTTAGAATGCCAACAATGATTTCCTGACATTGTAACcgataaaacatttcaggaatTTTTTATTAGAATCAGTAAGGGTTGGCCAGTATGACAATAATATTGCTATAgtgataaaaatatattatcactatttttttttaataattacaaacTGATTGTAAGCTGCTGATGTTGCaattttgttaaattttttttttgttttattttaatggtaattttgaaaataaaaaaattaaaatataatataataacaggAAATATCagtaatttgtattttttattttattattttttggtcTGTGAAGAAACTTACCTATGTTATATTGTGATACATTTTGTAAATTTGAGAAAaacaatgtgtttttttgtttttttttgctcaccCTTATCTCAGAGTGTGATGGTTGCTGCATCACCAAGGGTGAGGATTATATAGGACATTAAAACTAATGAGACACGTGCAGATACATTAATGGCAAATGGCAGGATTTAAAACAGTCTTTCCAGGATTTTACGATCGTAGAAAGTAACACAAAATCAAGGTCTCCGATATTTGGAGGCAGTTTTTCAAAACGGCCGCAGATTTTCCGAAGATTTGAGCCGAGGCATgtcgtgtgacatcatcagtaCTTATGAGCGTCAAACATGACTACAGTTATCgcagaaagtcattacatacagtatgtgtctTCTGTAATAGGAGTTTGAAAGCAGAGTTTCACCAATTTGAGATGTTTTCCAAAATTaaaaattgacaaaaaaaattacacaagtTGTTGAAAAAAGCTGAAAAATTAAGCATTTCATTCTGCAAGAACCACATAAAACTCCACAAAATCCTGGATGGACTGTTACATTAAACCATCTTAAATAGATAGAGAAAAAATGACCTAAGCAGAACAATTTGTGTGAAAAGTAACAGCTGAACATCTAAAATCGCACAGTGTAACCCCAGCTTATCTTTTAGCAATCCTCCAATTTTACCTTTTGCAGCAAGacacaaaagaaacattgagaaTCAGGAGTCAATGGTTACTTAACCAAACTGGTTCGATTGCAGCAAAGCTTCACTCACTGTTTCTTTTTGCACTTCATTATTTCATTCTGTTTGCTCAGCTGTAGCATTCGGATTCGGTTatgaagcatttatttttttatttattaaaaaaaaaaaaaaaacagctatgaCATCCTGAGGCGCTAGAAATCGTTTATGTGTTTAGTGTTAAAGTGTTATCTCATTGCAGTTGGCATCACTAGCGGTAATGAGCGCAGCATTAGTGCTTGTatgaagaaaaatacaaaatgcattCGCTGAAATCTTAGCAGTCATACGTCTCGATGTTAAACTGATTGATTTACTTTGAAACCAAATGATTCGTTTTCACAAAATATGCAAAGTAGCCTCTTGAGATTCAGAGATATAGATCTTTAGGCTCATTAGCGGAAAACAGAAAATGCTTTTTTCCTTCCATGCTACCTGACTGTAATTAGTTGTATTTAATTGAGAAGATggatattttgttttgttttgttttgttttgttccgtctctgtttttctctctttaactTCCTTCTGCGGAATCACGTCTGCCAAAGTTTGCAAgttggaaaggaaaaaaagagactgCAGGATGTCTAATGTGGGCTCTATGGAGCGTTGGACTGTTTTAAGGGCTGTTCATCCAAAACAAATTTCTGGACATATGTCATCACTATAAAAACAACATACACCTCATTTTAATACAAACGAATCGTTTTAACAGAACTTTCGtctggtcacatgaccataactTGAAATATTGCAGGGTTTACAAAAGATtcaaaacattcattttatCGATATCCCTGCGGGTGTCAATCATCTATAAAGTGCAAAGCGCTTTCCCGAcccagctcatttgcatatagaCACACCCagaaaactccataaaaggtaaaGCACACAGACGgatgggagcatgaaatgaaCAATCAGGATAAAGAGTTAAGTGAAAGTTATTTTGACTCACTTCTATGccataaaaaatgaattaattctattACTActtccaataataataataataataataataatgtgatcTCCCATCGGATGCAGCATTTGTTTACAGGTTATGGctcttttaatttgttttattcgTCTTAAAATATGAATTACGGGTTTGAGATGGTtcattttttccattattttgtAGATATTCTTTCATTAAAGTATAAAACGacagatttttattaaaagtttGACTTGTAGTCAATGATCTAGTGAACTAGCACATGGAAGATCATGATGAAGACTCCATAGCTCTTCTAgaaacaaatataacaaaaataagcTGTGTAAACTTTGCAGCTATTAAAGTGCGGTGATCCATGCAGGATTATGTGATGTGAAGTCGATCAGGTCGAGGTTTACAGTAGGAGCAGGATGTTGCAAATGTTCAGGATTGTCACGAACACCACGGATAAATCTGTCTCTATCCATTTCTCTGTAACCGAGGCTCGTTGTTACGAGTCGAACGAAAGAGCAGTTCTCGAAAACCTAGACTTTAATGCgaactgtatttttatttcacgGTTACGGTAAACCGTGACTAACCACGTCTCGAGTGAAGACTTTGAAAGTCGCCACATTAGATCTCGCAACATGcttcatcatcctcctcttcgCCAGAAAAAGAAGTCTGCCAAATATCTCAGTAATTACTCCTCGATCTCATCTCATGCAGGAAAAAAGTAACACACTCGCATTTCCATGTTCTGAAGCTCGTTCTCACACAAATTCATGCCGCCGCTGAGATTTGGGGCTTGTTTACTCtcccaaaaaaaaagtaattatttaCACCAAAAAACAGCTTCTGCATTTCGAAGCATAAAATCTGCGTTTTAAAGCcgagaaggaaggagagaaaagaaaagcagcacAGGAAACGTCTGGGATGTGTAATGAAGATGACCGGGTCACGTTAATCACCTAATGGACGTGTAAACAACGAAGAAATGCATGCATTAAAAAACGAATGCTGCACACtagattccttttttttccgAAACTTGTACCCTTTATGAGGTTATTTTAACTGCTATGACTCGAATACAGATACATATTCATTTGCTGGCTTGACCGCCAAATTATCTCCGTGCTGCATGACTAATACGTTCCAATATCTTTGGCACCTTATGTATCTAATCCAGGGAGATCAACCATGCTTACAGGGAATATATTGCTTCAGATATAATTACTTCTACCATATGGgcatacatatttaaataaaaacggCAGAAACGGATGGCTGATAAGGCAGAGGCTGTAATACCGCCTGtaaattctgaaataaaagcTGGCTGGATAGAAGAGAAATCCAATTACCTGCAGAACTCTGTACccctatatgtatgtatatatatatatatatatatacatatatatatatatatatatatatatatatgtatatgcagCATGACGAATTTTATACAATTACCCAGTGgtgctctatttttttttctcaagcaAAAGGAGTTTTTAATAATAGAAGAAAAAGAGTCTGTTATGGTTAGGCTGATGAAAGAGCTCTGTAGCCGGACCCGACTCACCGTTTTTCATTTCAACTTTGCCTGTGGCAGACGTCCCTGTGGAGGCCCGGTCAGACACGGTGAGAAAGCCTGGTGGAGTCATGTAGCGCTCTGCAGGAAAGATctggaaataaatataaaaatataaaaataccaaagggaaaaaacaacagAGGAGAAAGAAGGAAGTGCTGCCACGCTGCTCGTCAACGTCCGTTTGAAGGTTTCAGTGACAAAAAGCAACATGTAGAGAGAGATATCAGTGGCTTTAaccagttgttgttgttgttgttgttgttgtgttcattttgtttaaattgCTTAACAGCTTGTTTTTATCTTCTCTCGTTTTTAACAGGACAGTCGTGTTCATGTTAGGGTTTTAGAATTTCCTTGTAGTTGTACAGTTAGTTCAGGATTTATGCAACAGTAAGATGCAACAGacaacaaagacaaaaagaacAAGCTATAAAGTGCTGTAGATGTCTATTAACACTGATCAGACCCACAGATTATATTAGTACTGCAATTTatggattttttgtttgtttgtttttaagaggtggttttgttttgttttgttttgttttgagtgCTGAAGAGAAGACaaagttaaatataataaaattaatttattaaaatgaaaggataaaagttaatttattaatgattttctttttctaataCAGTCAAATACAGTATTCATGCATCAGTGTGGaacaccaaacaaaacaaagaaaaacacaatcatacacaatcatacacactgcggcatgcagtgaaatgctttttacgacagtaaaaaaatgttataaaaataaaaaaagtcaaaataaaaatggaattcCAGTGtatgaataaaagtaaaataagtcaaataaaacagaatacaatcaaataaaatggaattagttgtacagaacagaggaaaaaacaaaatatatatattttttaaatataaaaaagtattatttatttaaatagtatTATAGTATTGTgtaattttgtaataaataaaaatagagtggtacaaaaacaaaatcagtgttataaaaaaaatagagttTAGAGATAAtttaaaagtataaataaaatcaaaataagttttggaaaaaataaaataaaataaaatgaaagtagttgtacagaacagaggaatatatataaatatatctttatatattttataagaatatataaaattgtaaaaCCATTTGTAACAGTTTAAACAAACTGTTtggttttaattatttaaaatgtaaacaacagaaataaaactatatatatatatatatatatatatatatatatatatatatatatatatatatatatatatgtaaaatttACATTGATATAAGCTTTATATTGTCTTTTGTGGAGAACTGTACTTTATTCGCTACACTATAAATACAGTACGATACAAACTCTGTTTAAAAATCCAGAGTGTTTACTGCGACGTGTTCCTGCAATACGACTAAACCTGATAAAAACATCTTCACACCTTTTAAACTGTGTCTTTAACACAGAGTTCAAGGACCACCAGATTCGTTTAAGTGTTCAGAGTCACAATCAAGAGCTCTTCACATCACTTCACAGTTCCTTGGGAATTTAGAGATTATAGGATCGCAAAGATTTTTCAAAATGGTGCAAATTTTCCACTAATTTGTTCCGAGTCATgttgtgtgacatcatcacaacactaTGAGTAGAGCTCTAATAAAGGCTTTTCACACGGCGCTTAAACCCGGGTTATCGTGGTTCTAAACACTGCTTTTAA encodes:
- the lrrtm4l1 gene encoding leucine rich repeat transmembrane neuronal 4 like 1, with translation MGLSNCAKRLACLLSLLASFLLLLCSGEKTCPYSCRCEGKIVHCDSASFIDVPENISVTCQGLSLRNNDLHTMLPYQFAHLNQLLWLYLDHNQISFVDSRAFQGIRRLKELVLSTNKISQLHNATFHGVPNLRSLDLSYNKLQELQPGQFHGLRKLQNLHLRSNGLTTIPVRAFIECRSLEFLDLGYNRLRVLTRTTFLGLSRLMELHLEHNQFSRINFFLFPRLANLRGLYLQWNRIRAVNQGLPWMWYTLQKLDLSGNEIQSLDPVVFQCLPNLQVLNLESNKLANVSHETVAAWISLSTISLAGNVWDCGPGICPLVAWLKNFRGTKDTSIICSSPKHLQGEKVMEATKNYIDCEDFELIPQTPFPPHTWESSMETTAEPVLALTTPELPLLPATSEAPIPPLLAQPLPYPTIPETNHRDTPPDTPPPSNSLLVTPSPEQEDLSFHKIVVGGVALFFTTSLILMVIYVSCRRYPGATRLLQQRSVVGRKRRKKSPEPEQNLSSQLQEYYMSYNPAATPEAMDVLANGTGTCTCTISGSRECENEYVCPRPLPRAWIGDVPTIH